CCGCTGCATCACCGTCCGGGCAGGGGCACCCCCGCCTCGTCCACCACGGTGCCCTCCAGCACCTGGCCCCACGCCGGGGCCGTGGCGGGCAGCGGCTCGGCCTGGGGACGGGCCGAAGCACACCCCTATCCCATCACGCGCAACCACCACGGACGAAGGCGCATGTGGGCAGTCCGGTTCCTGGCGAGAATGAACCGGACACGCCCATGCCCGCCTCTCTCGACAGGTTCAACGCTCTTGCAGCTGAACCGGCCCGAGTGGCACGTGCTCGAAGAAGACCTGCGGAGCTTCTCCGGGACTTCGTTCCGAGGCGTGGATCTGCTGGCGGGAGGCGTGCCCTGTCCCCCTTTTTCCATCGCCGGCAAGCAGCTGGGGGCCGACGATGAGCGAGACCTGTTCCCCGAGGCCCTGCGCCTGGTGGGGGAGATCCGCCCCGCGGCGGTGATGCTGGAGAATGTCCGGGGACTCGCGGCGGAGCGCTTCGCGGACTACCGCGCATCCGTCCTCGGCCGGCTGGAGCGGCTCGGCTACGTGGCCGCGTGGCGGGTGCTGAACGCCTCGGACTACGGCGTCCCCCAGCACCGTCCCCGCTTCATCCTCGTCGCGCGCCGGCCCTCCGCCACGAAGCACTTCGCCTGGCCCAAGCCCCACCGCGAGGTGCCCACCGTGGGCAATGCCATCGGAGACATGCATCGGCGCTCCTCTCGTGCCGGTTTCACTTTTCTCCGAAATAGCTGCCAAAGAATTTAACGGGCGACCACGCCGGAAGGATCGCAGGCAGTTGAGGCGACAGAGCGCGATAGTCCTGCGCACCGAACACTACCTTACCGTTCATGATGGTCAGAACGGAGGTGACGGACTTGATCTGATCCTCAGGCACGTCGAAATAGTCCCTGTCGAGCACAGCAAGGTCCGCTAGGTTTCCGGGGGCGATGACGCCGATTTCGGAATCTGCATTCATGAACCATGCCGCCCGCCTGGTGAACAATTGAAGCGCCTCGGTGCGCGAAAGACGGTTGTCCTTGGCGAGAACCTCGGTTCCGGACACAGACTTGCCGGAAACCATCCAGCTGATACCGACCCATGGGTTGAACGTGGCTGCCCGGAATGCGTCCGTGGTCATGGCCAGAGGAATACCGCTATCCACGAGTGTGCGCAGGCGCGGTGTCTCCAAAGCCTTTTCGCGGCTATACGTCTTGATGAAAGCATCGCCGTGCAACGCCATTTTAGCGTCCAGAGCGATGCCGCCGCCCAGCTTTTTCACTCGAGCGATATTCTCCGGACTGATCGTTTCAGCGTGTTCCAGGCTCCATCGCAGGCCATCGAGCGGGATGCTCTCGCTCATCTTCTCCAGTGCGTCGAGAAATGGAGAGATGTTCTCGTTATAGCTGATGTGCATGCGGAACGGGATGCGTCGCTGGACCAGCTTCATCACATCCTGTTCGACGAAGCGCCGCATCTTTTCGGGATCGATGATCACCGCCGGACGATCGAAGTTTTCATGATCGTGCACCTCTCCGGACAAAACCTCCCCGGCGCCTCGATATTCATGGCCATGCGGCAAGGCGGGGTGCAGGTTTTGTCCTGGGCTTACCGGCGCTTTTTTCGTGATCGCCTCGACTTCCAGATCCACCATGTTGACGGGCCCGCCGTTGCCGAGCTGCAAATCCACGAAGGGCATGCGCACGTTGAGGCGGTTGTCTCGTGCAAGCACGTCGACCCTCGCCTGGGCCTCAGGGTATGGCCACCTGCCGCCATTATCGACGATTGAGGTCACGCCGAACCGGTTCAGGCCGTGAACACTATAGATCATCGAGCTCACTTGTTCGTCGAACGTGGGCTGTGGCACCATGGTTTCGAGGGCGAGAAACAACCAGGTGTAGCCGTGGATCACACCCGTGGGGTTGCCGCGGCCGTCCTTCTCGATTTCGATGTCCGGCAACTTCTGGAACCGATCGGTGCCTACGCCGAGTGCTTCCATCGCCCGCTTGTTCAAGAAGGCACGGTTATAGGCATACTGCACGATCATGGGGCGGTTGGGCACCGCCTTGCGCAGTTCATCCAGCGTGGGAAAGCGGTTCTCCTTGAATTGAAAGGGGGACCAGCCTCCGATCACTTTGACCCATTGCCCTTCCGGAGTGCGTGCGGCCTGTTCGCTCAGCATGGTCAACGCACGCCGAAGCGTCGGCACGCCATCCCATCGCACATTATAGTTATACGCCATGTCGTTGAGGACATGCGTATGTGCATCGACGATGCCGGGGATGATCCGGCGGTTGTGCGCGTCAATGACCTGGGTCTTGGAATTTTTCAGGCTGAGAATTTCCGCATCAGAGCCGACGGAATAGATGCGACCCTTCTTGACGGCCAAGCCCGAAGCTTCGGGCTGCGCACGGTTGCCAGTGAATATCTTTGCGTTGACGACGATCAGATCAGCGCCGGGATCATCCTGCGTCGCTTGTGCCTGAGCCGAGGAGAGCGACGAAATCGTCAAAAACGCAATGAGTACTTTCTTGATCATTTTTCCCTTCCAAGCTGATTTCAAGAGGTGCGGCCAGCGT
The sequence above is a segment of the Stigmatella aurantiaca genome. Coding sequences within it:
- a CDS encoding amidohydrolase produces the protein MIKKVLIAFLTISSLSSAQAQATQDDPGADLIVVNAKIFTGNRAQPEASGLAVKKGRIYSVGSDAEILSLKNSKTQVIDAHNRRIIPGIVDAHTHVLNDMAYNYNVRWDGVPTLRRALTMLSEQAARTPEGQWVKVIGGWSPFQFKENRFPTLDELRKAVPNRPMIVQYAYNRAFLNKRAMEALGVGTDRFQKLPDIEIEKDGRGNPTGVIHGYTWLFLALETMVPQPTFDEQVSSMIYSVHGLNRFGVTSIVDNGGRWPYPEAQARVDVLARDNRLNVRMPFVDLQLGNGGPVNMVDLEVEAITKKAPVSPGQNLHPALPHGHEYRGAGEVLSGEVHDHENFDRPAVIIDPEKMRRFVEQDVMKLVQRRIPFRMHISYNENISPFLDALEKMSESIPLDGLRWSLEHAETISPENIARVKKLGGGIALDAKMALHGDAFIKTYSREKALETPRLRTLVDSGIPLAMTTDAFRAATFNPWVGISWMVSGKSVSGTEVLAKDNRLSRTEALQLFTRRAAWFMNADSEIGVIAPGNLADLAVLDRDYFDVPEDQIKSVTSVLTIMNGKVVFGAQDYRALSPQLPAILPAWSPVKFFGSYFGEK
- a CDS encoding DNA cytosine methyltransferase, whose protein sequence is MQLNRPEWHVLEEDLRSFSGTSFRGVDLLAGGVPCPPFSIAGKQLGADDERDLFPEALRLVGEIRPAAVMLENVRGLAAERFADYRASVLGRLERLGYVAAWRVLNASDYGVPQHRPRFILVARRPSATKHFAWPKPHREVPTVGNAIGDMHRRSSRAGFTFLRNSCQRI